A window of Fictibacillus halophilus contains these coding sequences:
- a CDS encoding ornithine--oxo-acid transaminase, with the protein MKQTETKNTETVISKTEQYGAQNYHPLPIVISVAEGVWVTDPENNRYMDMLSAYSAVNQGHRHPKIIQALKDQADKVTLTSRAFHNDQLGDFYEKVSSLTKKDMVLPMNTGAEAVETAIKAVRRWAYDVKGVADNQAEIIVCEGNFHGRTMTAVSMSSDPDYQRGFGPMLPGIKVIPYGDLDALKAAITPNTAAFILEPIQGEAGIVIPREGFLKEALDVCKSENVLFVADEIQSGLGRSGKMFACDWEEIEPDMYILGKALGGGVMPISCVAANREILGVFNPGSHGSTFGGNPLSCAVSVASVDVLVEENLVERSLKLGEYFLGELKKIDNPVIKEVRGKGLFIGVELNEPARPYCERLKEQGLLCKETHENVIRFAPPLIISDEDLDWAIERIKKVLSV; encoded by the coding sequence TTGAAACAGACAGAAACGAAAAATACGGAAACTGTAATTTCAAAAACGGAACAATATGGTGCACAAAACTATCATCCACTTCCTATCGTTATCTCGGTAGCTGAAGGTGTATGGGTAACAGATCCTGAAAATAACCGCTACATGGACATGCTAAGTGCATACTCTGCGGTAAATCAAGGACATCGACATCCTAAGATCATTCAAGCACTAAAAGACCAGGCAGACAAAGTAACACTAACATCACGTGCATTCCATAACGATCAACTTGGAGACTTTTATGAAAAAGTATCAAGTTTAACTAAAAAAGATATGGTATTACCGATGAACACAGGTGCTGAAGCTGTTGAAACGGCTATTAAAGCAGTCCGCCGCTGGGCATACGATGTAAAAGGTGTTGCAGATAATCAAGCGGAAATCATCGTATGTGAAGGAAACTTTCATGGTCGTACAATGACAGCCGTATCCATGTCATCTGATCCCGATTACCAACGTGGATTTGGTCCGATGCTTCCTGGAATCAAAGTGATCCCTTATGGTGACTTAGACGCGCTGAAGGCTGCAATCACACCTAACACAGCAGCTTTCATTCTAGAGCCGATCCAAGGTGAAGCTGGAATTGTTATTCCACGTGAAGGTTTCTTGAAGGAAGCGCTTGACGTTTGTAAGTCTGAAAATGTACTTTTTGTAGCTGATGAAATTCAATCTGGACTTGGGCGTTCTGGTAAGATGTTTGCTTGTGACTGGGAAGAGATCGAGCCAGATATGTACATCTTAGGAAAAGCACTTGGCGGCGGCGTAATGCCGATCTCATGTGTAGCAGCAAATCGCGAAATTCTCGGCGTGTTCAATCCTGGATCTCACGGATCAACTTTCGGTGGAAACCCACTCTCTTGTGCGGTATCTGTCGCTTCTGTAGACGTGCTTGTAGAAGAAAACTTAGTTGAGCGTTCTCTGAAACTTGGTGAATATTTCTTAGGCGAGTTAAAGAAGATTGATAATCCAGTAATCAAAGAAGTCCGCGGTAAAGGTCTGTTTATCGGTGTTGAATTAAACGAACCAGCACGACCTTATTGTGAGCGTTTAAAAGAGCAAGGCTTGTTATGTAAAGAAACACATGAAAACGTTATTCGTTTCGCACCACCATTAATCATTTCTGATGAAGATCTGGATTGGGCGATCGAACGCATTAAAAAGGTACTTTCTGTTTAA
- a CDS encoding DUF1516 family protein produces the protein MIHAHVTSWFLALILFFVTYMLYKKNAGKKSKILHMILRVLYLAILATGGHMLAGYLTDPGIVNQGPIIIKGTLGVVLIGLMEIILVQKKRGESRLLNWVFFWITLLLVLFYGYSVLG, from the coding sequence ATGATTCATGCTCACGTAACATCTTGGTTCCTGGCGTTAATTTTGTTTTTTGTAACGTATATGCTATACAAAAAAAATGCCGGAAAAAAATCAAAAATTTTGCATATGATTCTGCGAGTTTTGTACTTAGCGATCCTGGCAACAGGTGGCCACATGCTTGCTGGCTATTTAACGGACCCAGGTATTGTTAATCAAGGGCCGATTATTATTAAAGGAACTTTAGGAGTTGTCCTCATTGGATTGATGGAAATCATCCTTGTACAAAAAAAACGTGGTGAAAGCCGCTTGCTCAATTGGGTGTTTTTCTGGATTACTTTATTATTAGTGCTATTTTACGGTTATTCCGTTCTTGGTTAA
- a CDS encoding sensor domain-containing protein — protein MKEMDEYLALSHLIKMNSKEMEELNDNLIESEQRYKSLFNHNPDMIYSMDLRGYITSVNHALVQSLEYSEEELLSTHALQFVCDEDHKRVVEHFRIAVHDKPQNFVASIKKKDGGHILSSITNIPIVVNDQVVGVYGIGKNITWQKKAEEEIEQLAFHDSLTGLPNRSLFEKRLRELVSDSDHSNHLLAVMFVDIDHFKIINESLGHHIGDVVLRHVSNQLRQVIHSQDLLCRFAGDLFTLILMIEKPADVIDTADRIEEALQLPIYLDGQEYTVSTSIGVSIYPNDSTSADVLIKNADTALHKAKEKGRGKREFFTGDMNAFTLERLKLEGFLRKAVQKGELEPYFQPQYCLKTERIIGFEALVRWNHPELGLVSPMQFIPLAEEIGLIDEIGRFVLFESCKQLKRWHDNGAPYLSVSVNVSGRQFQRLSFVYEVKEAIETAGISAEYLHLELTESTMIQNVQYSISIMQELRELGVRLSIDDFGTGYSSLSYLKDFPVDYLKIDQSFIRHLSDDFFNTSDAAIIKAIIMMCEGLSLSTVAEGVETYEQMKLLQEYGCHTAQGYIISKPMPVCEATEFLKKFLSAKNSTTP, from the coding sequence ATGAAAGAGATGGATGAATATTTAGCGCTGTCTCATTTAATTAAGATGAATTCGAAAGAGATGGAAGAGCTTAATGATAATCTAATTGAATCTGAACAGCGCTATAAGTCGTTGTTCAACCATAATCCAGATATGATCTATTCCATGGATTTAAGGGGATACATAACGAGTGTAAATCATGCGCTCGTCCAGTCCTTAGAGTATTCAGAAGAAGAGTTACTCTCAACCCACGCGCTGCAATTTGTATGTGATGAAGACCATAAACGGGTTGTTGAACACTTCAGGATCGCCGTACATGATAAACCACAAAATTTTGTTGCGAGTATTAAGAAAAAAGATGGCGGTCACATTTTAAGCAGCATCACGAACATTCCAATTGTCGTGAACGATCAAGTAGTTGGTGTATATGGGATCGGAAAGAACATTACATGGCAGAAGAAAGCGGAAGAAGAGATCGAACAGCTAGCATTTCACGACTCGTTAACTGGTTTACCAAACCGAAGTTTATTCGAAAAAAGGTTAAGAGAGCTGGTTTCTGATAGTGATCATTCAAACCATTTATTAGCTGTAATGTTTGTCGATATCGATCATTTTAAAATCATTAATGAGAGTCTGGGTCACCATATCGGCGACGTTGTGTTAAGGCACGTAAGCAATCAGCTTAGACAGGTGATTCATAGTCAAGACTTGTTATGCCGTTTTGCTGGAGATTTGTTCACTTTAATCTTAATGATTGAAAAGCCAGCAGACGTCATCGATACAGCAGATCGGATAGAAGAAGCACTACAATTGCCGATTTATCTAGATGGCCAAGAGTATACCGTTAGTACATCGATTGGTGTAAGCATCTACCCAAATGATAGCACGAGTGCAGATGTTCTCATTAAGAATGCTGACACCGCTCTGCATAAAGCAAAAGAAAAGGGCAGGGGTAAACGAGAATTTTTTACTGGTGATATGAACGCATTCACACTTGAGCGACTAAAGCTAGAAGGCTTTTTGCGAAAGGCTGTTCAAAAGGGTGAACTTGAACCCTATTTTCAGCCTCAATATTGTTTGAAAACGGAAAGAATCATTGGATTCGAGGCACTTGTAAGATGGAATCATCCTGAATTAGGGCTAGTCTCTCCGATGCAGTTTATACCCTTAGCAGAAGAGATCGGACTTATTGATGAGATTGGTCGCTTTGTTCTATTCGAATCGTGCAAACAACTAAAACGATGGCATGATAATGGAGCTCCTTATCTGTCTGTCTCTGTTAATGTTTCGGGTAGACAGTTTCAAAGATTATCATTTGTATATGAAGTAAAAGAAGCGATCGAGACGGCTGGAATTTCTGCAGAATACCTACATTTAGAATTAACAGAGAGTACGATGATTCAAAATGTACAATACAGCATTAGCATCATGCAGGAATTAAGAGAGCTAGGTGTTCGGTTATCAATCGACGATTTTGGTACTGGTTACAGTTCTCTTAGTTATTTAAAAGATTTCCCAGTTGATTATTTAAAAATTGATCAAAGCTTTATCAGACATCTTAGTGATGACTTTTTTAACACAAGTGATGCAGCGATCATTAAAGCAATTATCATGATGTGTGAAGGACTATCACTTTCAACAGTGGCAGAAGGTGTAGAAACATATGAACAGATGAAATTACTTCAAGAATATGGCTGTCATACTGCACAAGGCTACATAATCAGTAAGCCTATGCCTGTTTGTGAAGCGACTGAGTTCTTAAAGAAGTTTCTGTCAGCAAAAAACAGCACAACTCCATAA
- a CDS encoding ABC transporter permease, with amino-acid sequence MAQYVHKEHVENDINTTKLSFQEKIFPFLYRYGTLLVILLTVIGFSLANDKFLSYQNFTDILRSVSIITLLAIGVTISLIVGGFDLSVGSTASLATVTSAAALVLYRQETIIAILIPIAIGLLVGLLNSFFVVKVRLPDLLATLAVMYIINGLHLTFTKGFSIYNNMPLSEGGTAPGVFLPSFLFIGQGEIWSVPVPVIIMLIAVIVVHVILQQTRFGRLLYITGGNEEAARLSGVPVQRYKMYAYLLSAFFATLAGILLAARIGTGQVSAGAPLLMDGVAAAFIGFSVFGAGKPNVIGTFVGAVLIGILLNGLTMLNVPYYAQDIVKGSILIGALAFMYYEKKK; translated from the coding sequence ATGGCACAGTACGTTCATAAAGAACACGTTGAGAACGATATAAACACCACAAAACTCTCATTTCAAGAAAAGATTTTTCCTTTTCTTTACCGATATGGCACACTTCTTGTCATATTATTAACTGTTATTGGCTTTAGTCTAGCAAACGATAAGTTTCTAAGCTATCAAAACTTTACGGATATCTTACGCTCTGTTTCTATTATTACATTGCTCGCAATCGGTGTAACCATCTCTCTAATCGTTGGTGGTTTTGACCTTTCTGTCGGATCAACGGCTAGCCTTGCGACCGTTACGAGTGCTGCTGCTCTCGTTCTCTATCGCCAAGAAACAATCATCGCCATTCTCATCCCGATTGCAATTGGTTTATTAGTAGGTCTATTAAACTCGTTCTTCGTTGTAAAAGTGAGGCTACCAGACCTTCTCGCAACACTTGCTGTTATGTATATAATCAATGGTTTGCACCTTACATTCACTAAAGGATTTTCAATCTACAACAATATGCCCTTATCAGAAGGTGGAACAGCTCCTGGCGTTTTCCTTCCTTCTTTCTTATTTATCGGTCAAGGTGAAATATGGTCTGTTCCGGTACCTGTCATCATCATGCTGATCGCCGTTATTGTCGTTCATGTCATCCTACAGCAGACTCGTTTTGGCAGATTATTGTATATTACAGGCGGAAATGAAGAAGCAGCCCGATTATCCGGTGTGCCTGTTCAGCGTTACAAGATGTATGCTTACCTTTTATCTGCTTTCTTTGCCACTCTTGCGGGTATCTTGTTAGCCGCTAGAATCGGTACAGGTCAAGTCTCTGCTGGTGCGCCTTTGTTGATGGACGGCGTTGCAGCTGCTTTTATTGGTTTTTCTGTATTTGGTGCAGGTAAACCGAACGTGATCGGTACTTTTGTTGGTGCGGTTTTAATCGGTATACTCCTTAATGGTTTAACGATGCTGAACGTACCGTACTACGCACAAGATATAGTAAAAGGTTCTATACTGATTGGCGCCCTTGCGTTTATGTATTATGAAAAGAAAAAATAA
- a CDS encoding sugar ABC transporter ATP-binding protein, which translates to MTILSLTSIQKSFGEQIVLKGVDFTVKSGEVHALLGANGAGKSTLMKILSGDYERDGGVITLDEKELTLKTPAHAKEAGIEMVVQEVDTALVSSLSIAENVTINTFISGPAFFSWKKRYKLARELLNRVGLHLDPALPLSHCSLAEKQLVLIAKAISEDISFIILDEPTAALSTKEAQHLFSVLRELQKQDVGIIYISHRLPEIMELSTRVTVLKDGYVTLQKETSNCSSEEIVRAMLGNELVELLNDEEDRILGDTLLEVTQFRVPSTGESVTLSVREGEIVGVAGLVGAGKTETARALFGADPSKDSLYIKGKKVRIPNPQKAISAGIGFVPEERRKEGILVDYNVVENLTLPVLKQFTKFGFIQRKQEKTEAEKWIKQLGIKTQKSSLLLNHLSGGNQQKASIGKWLLTDGDVFIFDEPTKGIDVGAKQDVFQCIKNLAANKKGVLYFTSEIQELLAFCDRILVMYDGKIAGELNKKEATTEKIMHYATGGHYGTVRS; encoded by the coding sequence ATGACGATACTCTCATTAACTTCTATACAAAAATCGTTTGGTGAACAGATTGTATTAAAAGGAGTGGACTTTACCGTGAAAAGCGGTGAGGTCCATGCTCTTTTAGGTGCAAATGGTGCAGGTAAAAGTACACTCATGAAGATACTGTCTGGTGATTATGAACGTGATGGCGGTGTTATCACACTGGATGAAAAAGAGCTGACCCTTAAAACACCAGCTCATGCAAAAGAGGCTGGCATCGAGATGGTCGTTCAAGAAGTGGATACCGCTCTCGTTTCCTCATTAAGCATTGCAGAGAACGTTACAATAAATACTTTCATCTCAGGCCCAGCCTTTTTCTCTTGGAAAAAAAGATATAAATTAGCTCGTGAGCTATTGAACAGAGTTGGTCTACACCTTGACCCTGCCCTTCCTCTCTCTCATTGCTCTTTAGCTGAAAAACAATTAGTACTCATTGCCAAAGCAATTTCCGAAGACATCTCTTTTATTATTCTAGATGAACCTACAGCCGCACTTAGTACGAAAGAAGCTCAACACTTGTTCTCTGTACTACGGGAACTTCAGAAGCAAGATGTTGGCATTATCTATATTTCTCATCGCTTACCTGAAATCATGGAGTTGTCGACAAGAGTAACGGTTCTAAAAGATGGATATGTGACTCTTCAAAAGGAAACATCTAATTGCTCTTCTGAAGAAATAGTACGTGCGATGCTAGGCAATGAACTAGTTGAACTATTGAACGATGAAGAAGATAGAATACTTGGTGATACCCTTTTAGAAGTCACACAGTTCAGAGTTCCATCAACAGGTGAATCTGTGACTCTTTCTGTTCGAGAAGGTGAAATTGTTGGAGTTGCCGGATTAGTAGGTGCCGGAAAGACGGAAACAGCCAGAGCATTGTTTGGTGCAGATCCGTCCAAGGATTCTCTTTACATTAAAGGTAAAAAAGTAAGAATACCTAACCCTCAAAAAGCCATATCAGCCGGTATCGGATTTGTTCCAGAAGAACGCCGGAAAGAAGGGATACTCGTTGATTATAATGTGGTTGAAAACTTAACACTACCTGTCTTGAAACAGTTTACAAAGTTTGGTTTCATCCAAAGAAAACAAGAAAAAACTGAAGCTGAAAAATGGATTAAACAGCTCGGGATCAAGACACAAAAATCGTCTCTTCTGCTGAACCATTTAAGTGGAGGCAATCAACAAAAAGCATCGATCGGTAAATGGCTTCTTACAGACGGAGATGTATTTATTTTCGATGAGCCGACTAAAGGTATTGATGTTGGAGCTAAGCAAGATGTGTTTCAATGTATCAAGAACCTAGCCGCTAACAAAAAAGGAGTTCTCTATTTTACGAGTGAGATACAAGAACTGCTCGCTTTTTGTGACCGTATCCTTGTCATGTACGATGGGAAAATTGCTGGAGAATTGAACAAAAAAGAAGCTACAACTGAAAAAATTATGCACTATGCAACTGGAGGTCATTATGGCACAGTACGTTCATAA
- a CDS encoding sugar ABC transporter substrate-binding protein, with the protein MATACLTTALFLTGCTNEQDALSNKTETKPATANESQSKQKNTASTSSKVPEQLQKPLKIASINQFSIGTFSSQYISGVKKQVEEFGGEVQIYNADNDLSKMAAYVETAVNQQVDGILIDHGRADAIAPSVKKAVAAGIPVVAFDSDINIPGVTVIDQDDYSLSWNALRSMAQDLNGKGEIVYVWVGGFTPMERRNVMYEAFKKRYPSIKEIARFGTATQNTALDTQSQMEALLQKYPKKGDIDAVFAPWDEFAKGVTRAIQQAGRDEIKVYGIDLSDEDLQLMQEANSPWVSTAATDPADVGKLQVRFLYQKVAGEETPQIYSVQPHLVEKDDLPKSKVSMDEIGKYVEGWGKSDAGTSPWMENLSKDNKQ; encoded by the coding sequence ATGGCAACCGCTTGCCTTACTACTGCCTTGTTCTTAACAGGATGTACCAATGAACAAGATGCTCTTTCCAACAAAACAGAAACAAAACCGGCCACTGCAAACGAGTCACAATCAAAACAAAAAAATACTGCTTCAACGTCAAGCAAAGTTCCAGAACAGCTTCAAAAACCTTTAAAAATCGCTTCGATTAATCAGTTCTCTATTGGAACTTTTTCTTCTCAATATATTAGTGGCGTAAAGAAGCAAGTTGAAGAATTCGGCGGTGAGGTGCAGATCTACAACGCTGATAACGATCTTTCAAAAATGGCAGCATATGTTGAAACCGCCGTTAACCAGCAAGTTGATGGAATCTTAATCGATCATGGTCGTGCTGATGCTATTGCTCCAAGTGTAAAAAAAGCAGTCGCAGCAGGAATTCCAGTAGTCGCTTTTGACAGTGATATCAACATACCAGGAGTAACAGTCATCGATCAGGATGACTATAGCCTTTCTTGGAATGCTTTAAGAAGCATGGCACAAGATCTGAACGGCAAAGGAGAAATCGTATACGTTTGGGTTGGCGGGTTTACACCGATGGAACGAAGAAACGTCATGTATGAAGCTTTTAAGAAACGTTATCCTTCGATTAAAGAGATCGCTCGATTTGGTACCGCAACACAGAATACAGCGCTTGATACGCAATCACAAATGGAAGCTCTGCTGCAAAAATATCCTAAAAAAGGTGACATTGATGCTGTATTTGCTCCTTGGGACGAATTCGCTAAAGGTGTAACTCGTGCGATCCAACAAGCTGGACGTGATGAGATTAAAGTATATGGTATCGACTTAAGTGACGAAGATCTGCAATTGATGCAAGAAGCAAACAGCCCTTGGGTTTCCACAGCGGCAACTGATCCTGCTGATGTTGGAAAGCTGCAAGTGCGCTTTCTCTATCAAAAAGTAGCTGGTGAAGAAACGCCTCAAATCTATAGTGTGCAGCCTCACCTTGTTGAAAAAGATGATTTGCCAAAATCTAAGGTTTCCATGGATGAGATCGGTAAGTATGTGGAAGGCTGGGGCAAATCTGATGCAGGAACATCACCATGGATGGAAAACTTAAGTAAGGATAATAAACAATGA